A genomic region of Raphanus sativus cultivar WK10039 chromosome 6, ASM80110v3, whole genome shotgun sequence contains the following coding sequences:
- the LOC130496870 gene encoding T-complex protein 1 subunit delta, whose product MAAASTASRPRASKSESFVDNKRKEDIRSANINAGRAVADAVRTSLGPKGMDKMISTASGEVIITNDGATIVNKMDVLQPAAKMMVELSKSQDSAAGDGTTTVVVLAGALLRVCQSLLASGIHPTVISDALHKSCGKSVDILTAMAVPVELTDRESLVKSASTSLNSKVVSQYSTLLAPLAVDAVLSVIDPEKPEIVDLRDIKIVKKLGGTVDDTHTVNGLVFDKKVSHAAGGPTRMENAKIAVIQFQISPPKTDIEQSIVVSDYTQMDRILKEERNYILGMIKKIKATGCNVLLIQKSILRDAVTDLSLHYLAKAKIMVIKDVERDEIEFVTKTLNCLPIANIEHFRAEKLGYADLVEEASLGDGKILKITGIKDMGRTTSVLVRGSNQLVLDEAERSLHDALCVVRCLVSKRFLIAGGGAPEIELSRQLGAWAKVLHGMEGYCVKSFAEALEVIPYTLAENAGLNPIAIVTELRNKHAQGEINSGINVRKGQITNILEENVVQPLLVSTSAITLATECVRMILKIDDIVTVR is encoded by the coding sequence ATGGCCGCCGCATCCACGGCATCGAGGCCCCGCGCATCCAAATCGGAGTCCTTCGTCGACAACAAACGCAAGGAAGACATCCGATCCGCCAACATCAACGCCGGCCGCGCCGTCGCCGACGCCGTCCGCACGAGCCTCGGCCCCAAGGGGATGGACAAGATGATCTCCACCGCGAGCGGCGAGGTCATCATCACCAACGACGGAGCCACGATCGTCAACAAGATGGACGTCTTACAGCCCGCCGCGAAGATGATGGTGGAGCTCTCCAAATCTCAGGACTCCGCCGCCGGAGACGGGACCACCACCGTCGTCGTTCTCGCCGGAGCCTTGCTTAGAGTCTGCCAATCGCTCTTAGCCTCCGGGATCCACCCTACCGTGATCTCGGACGCGCTCCACAAGTCTTGTGGTAAGTCCGTTGATATCTTAACCGCCATGGCTGTCCCCGTGGAGCTAACTGATAGAGAGTCTCTAGTGAAATCGGCTAGCACGTCGTTGAATAGTAAGGTTGTTAGTCAGTACTCTACATTACTTGCTCCGTTAGCTGTAGATGCGGTTCTCTCCGTGATTGATCCGGAGAAGCCGGAGATTGTCGATCTGCGTGATATCAAGATTGTTAAGAAGCTTGGTGGGACTGTTGACGATACGCACACGGTGAACGGTTTGGTGTTTGACAAGAAGGTGAGCCATGCTGCTGGTGGACCTACGAGGATGGAGAACGCTAAGATCGCAGTGATTCAGTTCCAGATCTCGCCTCCGAAGACTGATATCGAGCAGAGTATTGTTGTTTCGGATTACACTCAGATGGATAGGATCTTGAAAGAAGAGAGGAACTACATCTTGGGGATGATTAAGAAGATTAAGGCTACTGGTTGTAATGTTTTGTTGATCCAGAAGAGTATTTTGAGGGATGCTGTGACTGATCTGTCTCTTCATTATTTGGCTAAAGCTAAGATTATGGTGATTAAGGATGTTGAGAGGGATGAGATTGAGTTTGTTACCAAGACGTTGAACTGCTTGCCGATAGCTAATATTGAACATTTTAGGGCTGAGAAGCTTGGTTATGCTGATCTTGTGGAAGAAGCGTCGCTTGGAGATGGGAAGATTTTGAAGATCACTGGGATTAAAGATATGGGGAGGACCACCTCTGTTCTTGTCCGTGGTTCTAATCAACTTGTTTTGGATGAAGCCGAGAGGAGTCTACACGATGCTTTGTGTGTTGTCAGGTGTTTGGTGAGCAAGAGGTTTTTGATTGCGGGAGGTGGTGCGCCTGAGATTGAGCTCTCGAGGCAGCTAGGTGCTTGGGCTAAGGTGCTACATGGGATGGAAGGTTACTGTGTGAAGTCTTTCGCTGAAGCTCTCGAGGTTATCCCGTACACGCTAGCTGAGAATGCAGGTTTGAATCCTATTGCTATAGTGACTGAGCTGAGGAACAAGCATGCTCAAGGGGAAATCAACTCTGGGATCAATGTGAGGAAAGGGCAGATCACTAACATCTTGGAAGAGAATGTTGTGCAGCCTCTGCTTGTGAGCACCAGCGCGATCACTCTCGCGACTGAATGTGTAAGGATGATTTTGAAGATCGATGACATCGTTACTGTGAGGTAG
- the LOC130496871 gene encoding WAT1-related protein At3g18200-like — protein MVKVVVSEKMKLVVALITLQFCFAGFHIVSRVALNIGVSKVVYPVYRNLLALLLIGPFAYFLEKKERPPLTISLLVQFFLLALIGITANQGFYLLGLYYATPTFASAMQNSVPAITFIMACALRLENIDLVRKHGVAKVLGTLVSIGGATVITLYRGFPIFHKSHNMHEEERIESNSSHNWSLGWLYLMGHCLSWAGWMVLQAPVLKKYPAKLTLTSFTCFFGLVQFLVIALFVETDLNNWIIVSWEELFTILYAGIIASGFVVYLQTWCIYKGGPVFVAVFQPLQTLLVAAMAFLVLGDQLYSGRIVGAVFIMLGLYLVLWGKNEERRQVLEETTQQDPESLTKHLLEAQHNNAESEV, from the exons atggtgaaagTAGTAGTATCAGAGAAGATGAAGCTTGTGGTGGCATTGATCACACTTCAGTTCTGTTTTGCAGGCTTCCACATTGTCTCAAGAGTTGCTCTTAACATTGGTGTCAGCAAAGTTGTGTACCCTGTTTATAGGAATCTTCTTGCCCTTCTCCTTATAGGTCCCTTCGCTTACTTCCTCGAAAA AAAGGAAAGGCCTCCACTCACTATCTCTTTACTGGTTCAGTTTTTCCTCTTGGCACTCATTGG AATCACAGCAAACCAAGGATTCTATCTATTGGGACTGTACTATGCAACTCCAACGTTTGCTTCCGCAATGCAAAACTCTGTTCCTGCCATCACTTTCATCATGGCTTGTGCCCTACG GTTAGAGAATATAGACCTGGTCAGGAAACATGGTGTGGCCAAAGTACTGGGAACCCTAGTGAGCATCGGTGGAGCCACAGTGATCACACTGTACAGAGGATTTCCGATCTTTCACAAGAGCCATAACATGCACGAGGAGGAGAGGATCGAATCTAACTCGTCGCACAACTGGTCACTTGGATGGTTATACCTAATGGGGCATTGTCTGTCATGGGCTGGTTGGATGGTTCTTCAAGCTCCTGTTCTAAAGAAGTACCCAGCAAAGCTTACTCTTACATCCTTCACATGTTTCTTCGGTCTGGTTCAGTTTCTAGTCATTGCACTGTTTGTCGAAACTGATCTCAATAACTGGATCATTGTCTCTTGGGAAGAGCTCTTTACCATCCTCTATGCC GGAATAATAGCGTCAGGGTTTGTGGTTTATCTTCAGACTTGGTGTATATACAAAGGCGGTCCTGTCTTTGTCGCAGTCTTTCAGCCTCTCCAGACACTTCTTGTCGCTGCAATGgcgtttcttgttcttggtgatCAGTTGTACTCTGGAAG GATTGTTGGTGCAGTGTTCATAATGTTGGGACTCTACTTGGTTCTTTGGGGCAAAAACGAAGAAAGAAGACAAGTGCTTGAAGAGACTACTCAACAAGATCCAGAGTCTCTGACCAAACATCTTCTTGAGGCACAACACAATAATGCTGAATCTGAAGTGTAA
- the LOC108813142 gene encoding uncharacterized protein LOC108813142 → MWKEEWLDAVLVPAGLAVMAAYHVWLGYAIIHRPKLTVISLNAESRRQWVFSMMTEPLKNGTLAVQTIRNNIMASTLLATTAITLCSIIGVFVNNNTSASKSTASAIIFGNKSPLLSTIKNFAILVCFLMAFLCNVQSIRYYAHVSFLITVPVSRGKREHCEYVSRNLNRASYFWSLGLRAFYFSFPLFLWNFGPIPMFVCCCLMSSILYFLDTTTSFTRHLHSESFKEIAESMDDEIESAVHSL, encoded by the exons ATGTGGAAGGAGGAGTGGTTGGATGCAGTACTTGTCCCCGCGGGTCTCGCCGTGATGGCCGCATACCATGTCTGGCTCGGCTACGCTATAATCCACCGTCCCAAGCTCACTGTTATCTCCCTCAACGCTGAATCTCGACGACAATGGGTCTTCTCTATGATGACC GAGCCGCTGAAGAACGGTACTTTAGCAGTACAGACAATAAGGAACAACATAATGGCATCAACTCTTTTAGCCACGACAGCAATCACTCTCTGTTCCATCATCGGCGTCTTCGTAAACAACAACACCTCTGCTTCCAAATCAACAGCCTCGGCTATCATATTCGGAAACAAAAGCCCTCTCCTTTCGACCATCAAGAACTTCGCGATCCTCGTCTGTTTCCTCATGGCCTTTCTCTGCAACGTCCAGTCAATCAGGTACTACGCTCATGTGAGTTTCCTCATCACGGTTCCCGTCTCTAGAGGGAAGAGAGAGCACTGCGAGTACGTGTCTAGAAACCTGAACCGAGCTAGCTACTTCTGGTCTCTCGGACTTCGAGCTTTCTACTTCTCCTTCCCGCTCTTCCTGTGGAACTTCGGTCCCATCCCTATGTTTGTGTGTTGCTGTTTGATGTCGTCGATTCTTTATTTCTTGGATACCACCACTAGCTTCACTAGGCATCTCCATAGCGAGTCTTTTAAAGAGATTGCTGAGTCTATGGACGATGAAATCGAATCAGCCGTTCATTCTCTGTAg
- the LOC130496245 gene encoding uncharacterized protein LOC130496245 encodes METTLSSLSHLASNLTPTTVVSTTLDGSPRAVAIDTGGNMEPLAAVPDAKLRLMCSFGGHIMPRPHDKALTYSSGETRLVVIDRRASLASLRSRLSSMLLNGRSFTLKYQLPSEDLDSLVSITTDEDLENMIEEYDRATSSATATATHRIRLFLFANKLETAATMGSLLDSAKSETWFVNALNQSGLLPRGLSDSAAVNNTLVNLDEAGEGEAEVQKLGADAGCVNSKQGGYITNGVISHQEMHMSSMPDSPMMEAAGGSSIGSSSSSPSTAYLPPIRVRVGEDQRMEQQFAQMSFSNVDGQRNQEDGAGLMANRPMMIPPGTMTDTAVGYSNAPTDAAPPAISHGRVAADDDRSDPGVVNGYRKPPLPMQPVAIPQRGAGGYGLTSPDSVASDTSISSATSFSKPVYYQDQAPTMPRAPVTQPEITPVQTSHCIPQHETTSAQTTSHVLSQPTTYTTMDQQHQVPVQQPFLHQGVQYIPHPSQYIPVYPHHQQQQNYPVYVMSVPQSQQYVPAGTPPLYPNSTPTTNPRPEVAQNVYPAPISHNPQVQQQQPQLHYMGYAGGSQQTANANPNYSTGAYEYTNPQNETMYYHAQRLPTNSAIPLASPYQSMTPAAAAAALADMSKQMSLASDKEQQQHITASQPL; translated from the exons ATGGAGACTACACTTTCATCTTTATCACATCTAGCTTCAAATCTTACGCCAACCACAGTTGTCTCTACTACGCTTGATGGATCCCCACGCGCCGTCGCTATTGATACCGGAGGAAACATGGAGCCACTGGCGGCCGTTCCCGACGCAAAGCTTCGCCTCATGTGCAGTTTTGGTGGCCACATCATGCCTCGTCCACATGACAAGGCCCTAACGTACTCTAGCGGCGAGACGCGTCTAGTGGTCATTGATCGACGCGCTTCACTGGCATCCCTACGATCTCGTCTCTCTAGTATGCTCCTTAACGGTCGGTCTTTCACGCTCAAGTACCAGCTCCCTAGCGAAGATCTTGACTCACTCGTCAGCATCACCACCGATGAAGATCTTGAGAACATGATTGAGGAGTATGATCGTGCCACGTCATCGGCGACGGCTACTGCCACGCACCGGATACGTTTGTTTCTTTTCGCGAACAAGCTAGAGACCGCTGCTACCATGGGATCTCTTCTTGATAGTGCGAAGTCGGAGACATGGTTTGTCAATGCTTTGAACCAATCCGGCTTGCTTCCTCGTGGTTTGTCGGACTCGGCCGCGGTGAACAACACCTTGGTGAATCTTGACGAGGCGGGTGAAGGAGAGGCTGAGGTCCAGAAACTAGGAGCTGATGCGGGTTGCGTGAACAGCAAGCAAGGAGGTTACATCACGAACGGTGTGATATCTCATCAGGAGATGCATATGAGCTCCATGCCTGACTCGCCTATGATGGAAGCAGCTGGTGGTTCTTCGATAggatcttcctcttcttctccttccacTGCCTATTTGCCACCGATCCGCGTTAGGGTCGGTGAAGACCAGAGGATGGAACAACAGTTTGCTCAAATGAGCTTCTCAAACGTGGACGGTCAGAGGAATCAGGAAGATGGCGCTGGTTTGATGGCAAATAGGCCAATGATGATTCCACCGGGTACGATGACAGATACTGCCGTGGGGTATAGCAACGCACCTACTGATGCTGCTCCTCCAGCCATAAGCCATGGCCGGGTTGCAGCAGATGATGATCGATCCGATCCAGGTGTAGTGAATGGATATAGGAAGCCACCTTTGCCGATGCAGCCAGTGGCGATCCCACAGAGAGGTGCCGGTGGGTATGGCTTGACATCTCCTGATTCTGTTGCAAG TGATACTAGCATTTCTTCTGCTACTTCATTTTCAAAGCCGGTGTACTACCAAGACCAAGCTCCAACTATGCCAAGAGCCCCGGTAACACAGCCTGAAATTACTCCGGTCCAAACTAGCCACTGCATACCTCAGCATGAAACCACTTCAGCCCAGACCACATCACACGTCCTATCTCAGCCAACTACATACACAACTATGGACCAACAACACCAAGTCCCGGTTCAGCAACCTTTCTTACACCAAGGTGTTCAATACATTCCTCATCCATCACAATACATCCCGGTTTACCCTCATCATCAGCAGCAGCAAAACTACCCAGTTTACGTGATGTCTGTCCCGCAATCTCAGCAATATGTCCCAGCTGGAACTCCCCCGCTCTATCCAAACTCAACACCCACCACAAACCCGAGACCTGAAGTAGCTCAAAACGTTTACCCTGCCCCTATATCACATAATCCTCAGGTTCAACAACAACAGCCACAACTTCATTACATGGGCTACGCAGGAGGTTCTCAACAAACCGCAAACGCTAATCCAAACTACAGTACTGGAGCGTACGAGTACACAAATCCGCAAAACGAGACAATGTATTACCATGCACAACGTCTTCCTACCAACAGTGCTATTCCGTTAGCTTCTCCGTATCAAAGCATGACACCAGCCGCAGCCGCAGCTGCTTTAGCTGATATGTCTAAACAGATGAGTCTTGCAAGTGACAAAGAGCAACAACAACATATAACTGCGTCTCAACCGCTCTAA
- the LOC130496246 gene encoding uncharacterized protein LOC130496246, with protein MARHLEDVMSMAATTHFDVSYLFHLVFLVLFGCCVLSALLLSCADGASGDRATSRNTTAAGGCGGAGCGGGCGG; from the coding sequence ATGGCTAGACACTTAGAAGATGTAATGAGCATGGCGGCAACAACACACTTCGATGTTAGTTACCTTTTTCATCTTGTGTTCTTGGTTCTATTTGGCTGTTGTGTCCTCTCGGCTCTATTACTCTCTTGCGCCGATGGAGCCTCCGGTGATAGAGCCACTTCCCGTAATACAACAGCTGCAGGAGGTTGTGGCGGAGCCGGTTGCGGCGGTGGTTGTGGAGGTTAA
- the LOC108850105 gene encoding uncharacterized protein LOC108850105, translating to MESKNPDDVVRKKLKHLLTRYDSHYLVSPTGHGAGGLGLFWKQELDLQILDSNSHVIDTLISFEGKSFFSSFVHASTDRNQRNLLWDSLLAKANGREDPWFVTGDFNDLICGEEKDGGPERPEGSFSDLRTFFSEADLFDLQHSGDFLSWRGQRGDHLVRCRLDRAVSNTQWAETFPTARCEYLGFESSDHMPIISFFDKGKRRRRGLFRYDRRLCKNEEAKKVISNSWSADNAQTVSEKLSSARSAISAWNKTQHRNSQRVIEQKKWELNKALSSPANDTALIQNISEALNAAYLAEEEYWRQRSRLLWLKLGDRNTGYFHATTKSRKRANGFSVLEKENGEMVYKEEEIISVIGNYFQTMFSSQPGDREEVVRQGLHPIVSDAENTSLTAIPTEKEIKEAAFSIHADKAPGPDGFSAGFFHTHWEEISQDIVREVQGFFAGESLPEGINDTHIRLIPKISLPQKVSDYRPIALCNVYYKIYSKILTRRLQPLMEKLISENQSAFVPGRAIGDNILITHEVLHYLKTSKAEQRCAMAVKTDMSKAYDRLEWEFISLVLLRLGFHRDVVRCIMQCITSVTYSFLINGLPRGMVVPSRGIRQGDPLSPYIFIMCSEVLSGLCNRAQEEGSLQGLRVARGSPRLTHLFFADDTMFFLQADKENCASLQTILRKYEQASGQSISKAKSAITFSRKTPASLKVMIKNELQIENEGGNGKYLGLPEHFGRRKRDLFSSVVDRIKQKARGRSNRYLSAAGKLVLLQSVLSAIPSYSMSSFMLPVSLCKRIQSAVTRYWWDNDENSRKMAWISWEHMAKPKAIGGLGFRDFQNFNISLLAKIGWRLLQNPNSLLARTLFGKYCSDSNVLSVSVTSSCSHGWRSILLGRDLLIKNLGWTIGNGTSVNVWSDPWLSLTSQLLPMGPPNESQKELTVSEFIDPVTRAWDIPKIRHVIPEYEDKIMCIYPSLTGAPDKLIWLGTKSGEYSTKSGYFFAVDDAENRELLQLQGPKWKSSVWNLSCAPKVKIFSWKALKGALPVGERLAQRQVPADPRCKRCGSSESIIHLLFQCRFAQQVWQLAPLATTLDVSGTLDLLASWDELCSINCLPPAGVTSSALVPWVCWNIWKARNKFVFEGHSASPEETLSTAIALAREWSLEVKKESAIGTKKTPQQVTAPPGTIVIRSDAAWSSVTRNAGLGWVVLTPDGSRSFSSPRHSVLSPLVAEGLALREAVRTSASLGLKKVSFESDSSQLVQAMRTESLSKELLILMADIFSFVSAFEFVCFSWIPRERNSIADSLAKDALIVSELQVVGDDFIAPN from the coding sequence AGGATCGTTCTCCGATCTCCGCACCTTTTTCTCAGAAGCTGATTTGTTTGACCTCCAGCACTCGGGAGATTTCTTGTCATGGAGAGGACAAAGAGGAGACCACCTGGTCCGCTGTAGGCTTGACAGAGCCGTATCAAACACACAATGGGCTGAGACTTTCCCTACTGCTCGCTGCGAGTATCTCGGTTTTGAAAGCTCGGATCACATGCCTATCATATCCTTTTTTGACAAAGGCAAACGTAGAAGGAGAGGCCTCTTCCGATATGACAGACGACTATGCAAAAATGAGGAAGCAAAGAAGGTCATCTCCAACTCCTGGAGTGCCGACAACGCCCAAACTGTCAGCGAGAAGCTCTCCTCTGCTCGGAGCGCTATCTCTGCATGGAATAAAACTCAGCACCGCAATAGCCAACGTGTCATAGAGCAAAAGAAATGGGAACTTAACAAAGCGCTATCTAGTCCAGCTAATGACACAGCCCTAATCCAAAACATCTCTGAAGCTCTCAATGCAGCTTATTTAGCAGAGGAAGAATATTGGAGGCAAAGGAGCCGCTTGCTTTGGTTGAAGCTCGGAGACCGAAACACCGGCTATTTCCATGCAACTACGAAGAGTAGAAAACGAGCAAACGGCTTCTCGGTCCTGGAAAAGGAAAATGGTGAAATGGTGTATAAGGAAGAAGAGATCATCTCTGTCATTGGGAATTATTTCCAGACGATGTTCTCATCACAACCAGGGGACCGAGAAGAAGTAGTTAGACAAGGCCTGCACCCCATTGTTTCGGATGCAGAAAACACCTCCCTCACAGCCATTCCAACAGAGAAAGAAATCAAGGAAGCTGCATTCTCGATTCACGCGGATAAGGCACCGGGGCCCGATGGGTTCTCAGCGGGTTTCTTCCACACCCATTGGGAGGAGATAAGTCAGGATATAGTGCGTGAGGTGCAAGGATTCTTTGCGGGTGAATCACTACCGGAGGGGATTAATGACACGCATATACGTCTTATTCCGAAGATTTCCCTGCCGCAGAAAGTATCCGATTACAGGCCGATTGCCCTCTGCAATGTCTACTACAAAATCTACTCCAAGATTCTCACAAGACGACTCCAACCGCTGATGGAAAAGCTTATTTCTGAGAATCAATCCGCCTTTGTCCCGGGACGTGCGATCGGCGATAATATATTGATCACCCATGAGGTCCTTCATTATCTCAAAACCTCTAAGGCGGAGCAGAGATGTGCAATGGCGGTTAAGACGGACATGAGTAAAGCTTACGACCGACTCGAATGGGAGTTTATCTCGCTAGTGCTGCTTCGGTTGGGATTCCACCGAGACGTGGTTAGATGTATAATGCAGTGTATCACATCAGTTACATACTCCTTCCTCATTAACGGCTTGCCTAGAGGGATGGTAGTACCGAGCCGGGGTATCCGTCAAGGAGATCCCCTTTCTCCCTACATATTTATAATGTGTAGTGAAGTTCTCTCGGGATTATGTAACCGAgcgcaagaagaagggtcactCCAAGGTCTTCGAGTGGCTAGAGGTAGTCCCCGACTAACTCACCTGTTCTTCGCGGACGATACAATGTTCTTCCTCCAAGCTGATAAGGAGAATTGTGCATCTCTTCAGACCATCTTACGTAAGTACGAGCAAGCTTCTGGCCAGTCGATTAGCAAGGCAAAGTCAGCCATCACGTTTTCCCGTAAAACTCCGGCGTCCTTAAAAGTGATGATCAAGAACGAGCTGCAAATAGAGAACGAGGGAGGAAATGGCAAATATCTAGGCTTACCGGAACACTTCGGCCGGAGAAAAAGAGATCTTTTTTCATCCGTTGTCGACCGTATAAAGCAGAAAGCACGAGGACGATCAAACAGATATCTCTCCGCTGCTGGGAAATTAGTGCTTCTGCAAAGTGTCCTTTCGGCCATCCCCTCGTATTCCATGTCTTCTTTTATGCTCCCAGTGTCGCTCTGTAAACGGATTCAATCTGCGGTGACTAGGTACTGGTGGGATAACGATGAAAACTCCAGAAAGATGGCATGGATCTCCTGGGAACACATGGCGAAACCAAAGGCAATAGGTGGGCTAGGCTTTCGAGATTTCCAAAACTTCAATATCTCGCTACTGGCGAAGATAGGATGGAGGCTTCTCCAGAACCCAAATAGCCTATTAGCCAGGACTCTCTTTGGGAAGTATTGCTCTGACAGCAACGTTCTCTCCGTCTCCGTAACATCGTCTTGCTCCCATGGATGGAGAAGCATTTTATTGGGGAGGGACTTGCTTATAAAGAACCTAGGTTGGACGATAGGGAATGGAACATCAGTGAACGTCTGGTCGGACCCTTGGCTCAGCTTAACCTCCCAACTCCTGCCAATGGGACCGCCGAATGAATCGCAAAAGGAGCTCACAGTCTCTGAATTTATTGACCCTGTCACTCGAGCATGGGACATCCCGAAGATCCGACATGTCATCCCTGAGTATGAAGATAAGATCATGTGTATCTATCCAAGTTTGACCGGGGCTCCGGATAAACTAATCTGGTTAGGTACTAAGTCCGGAGAATATTCGACGAAATCTGGTTACTTCTTTGCTGTTGATGATGCTGAAAACAGAGAACTTCTGCAACTCCAAGGCCCCAAGTGGAAATCAAGTGTATGGAACCTAAGTTGTGCACCAAAGGTTAAAATTTTTTCATGGAAAGCCCTTAAGGGAGCTCTTCCCGTCGGAGAGAGGCTAGCACAACGACAGGTCCCTGCCGATCCGAGATGTAAACGCTGTGGCAGCTCTGAATCTATTATTCACCTATTATTCCAGTGCAGGTTTGCGCAACAAGTCTGGCAGCTTGCCCCTTTAGCGACGACCCTGGATGTCAGTGGAACATTAGATTTATTGGCTAGCTGGGATGAGCTCTGCTCCATCAATTGCCTTCCACCTGCAGGAGTTACATCGAGCGCTCTCGTTCCTTGGGTTTGTTGGAACATCTGGAAAGCCCGGAACAAGTTCGTCTTTGAAGGTCACTCTGCCTCACCGGAGGAAACCCTATCCACAGCTATTGCACTTGCACGAGAATGGAGCTTGGAAGTGAAAAAAGAATCTGCAATCGGAACCAAGAAAACCCCACAACAGGTCACCGCTCCACCAGGAACTATTGTTATACGATCAGATGCTGCGTGGTCCTCAGTTACACGCAATGCGGGATTGGGCTGGGTTGTTCTTACACCAGACGGTAGTCGCTCTTTCAGCTCACCAAGACACTCTGTTCTCTCACCCCTAGTGGCGGAGGGCTTGGCTCTTCGTGAGGCTGTTCGTACTAGTGCATCTCTTGGCTTGAAGAAAGTGAGCTTTGAATCTGATTCATCGCAACTTGTGCAGGCAATGAGGACGGAATCGCTCTCAAAAGAGCTCCTCATCTTGATGGCTGATATATTCTCTTTTGTTTCAGCTTTTGAATTTGTATGTTTCTCATGGATTCCCCGAGAAAGGAATTCCATTGCAGATAGTTTGGCAAAGGATGCATTGATTGTATCTGAACTCCAAGTGGTTGGTGATGACTTTATAGCTCCCAACTAA